TGTTCAACATGGGCGGCAACCGGCGGGCCAGCCGCGTGCAGAGGGGACGTGATCTTCGCTTCGACATGACGCTAGAGTTCGAGGAAGCGGTCTTCGGCAAGGAGAAGGAGATCACGATCCGTCGGGCGGAGGTCTGCGAGGACTGCAAGGGCGCGGGCACGGCTCGGGGCAAGCAGCCGCAGGCCTGCCCGCAGTGCAAGGGTGCGGGGCAGGTGCGGTTCCAGCAGGGATTCTTCTCGGTAGCACGGACGTGTCCGCAGTGCTCGGGTACAGGCACGCTGATTACCGACGCGTGCAAGACCTGCGCGGGCCAGACGACGGTGATGCGCGAGCACAAGATCGTGGTCAAGGTTCCGGCGGGCGTGGAGCAGGATACGCGGATTCGCTACCAGGGCGAGGGCGAGGCTGGCAGGTTTGGCGGTCCGGCGGGCGATCTGTACGTGGTGCTGGACGTGAAGCCGCACAAGTTCTTCGAGCGCGACGGCGACGACCTGCACTGCGTGATGCCGATCTCGTTTCCGCAGGCGGCGCTGGGTACGGAGATCGAGATTGAGGGGCTTGAGGGCACCGAGACGATCAAGGTTCCTGAGGGTACGCAGAGCGGGCGTCAGTTCAAGCTGCGGGGCAAGGGCGTTCCGCACTTGAACGAGCGCGGCAAGGGCGACCTGATCGTCGAGATCCGGGTTGCGACTCCGGCCAAGCTGACCAAGACGCAGCGGGATCTGCTGAAGCAGCTCGGGGAGACGATGGTGGTCGAGAATGCTCCGCACAGCCGCGGGCTGTTCGATAAGGTGAAGGATATCTTCAGCTAAACGAGCAAACGGATCAGTACTGAAAAGGCGCGGATTCAATCCGCGCCCTTTCAGTTTTCTTCTAAGTCAGTTGGGAGCTGGCGATGGCTATGGCGGCGATGGCGGCTGTCTCGGCGCGGAGGATTCTGGGGCCGAGGGTGACGTGGGTCCAGTGGTGTTCGGTGAAGAGGTTCATCTCCTCCGGCGTCCAGCCGCCCTCGGGACCGATGGCCAGCGATAGGTCGCTGGCTCCTGTGACAGCCGAGAGGAGGGTGGTGGTCTGCTCGGTCTCGCTCAGCAGGATTTTGGTGAGCGAGGTATCGGTGGTGAGTGCGGCCTTGAGGGCGTGGGTCGGCCAGCGTGGGGACGTCGGTGCGGCGGGACTGCTGCGAGGCCTCGTGGGCGATGCGGCGCCAGCGTTCTACTCGCTTGATGGCGGCCTGGGACAGGTGCTTTTCAGTGCGGCGGGCCAGGATGGGGACGATCTCGGCGACGCCCAGCTCGGTGGCCTTCTCGATGGCCCACTCCATGTGGTCGAACTTGAAGATGGCCAGGTAGAGCCGGATGGGTAGGGCGGCGTCGGCCTCCAGTTCCTCGTGCAGAGTGAACTCGACGCGGGTGGTGCTGACGGAGGTTATCTCGGCGCGGTGGAGGAAGCCGCCGGCGACTACGTCGTAGACCTGGCCGGGCTCGGCGCGGAGCACGCGGGCGAGGTGGTTGGCCTGCTCTCCGGTGAGAGCGGCGGTGGAGGCGTTCCATTCATCGGCTATCCAGCGGCGTCGGGTCATTGTTTCGGTATCGTCAGGGTGAGGCTGGGTTGGTTGTAGAGGCCGATGGTCAGGACGGCGGATTTGCGTGCGTCCCAGAGGCTCTGGGTGATGGGGAAGTGGAGCAGTACGGTGCCGGTGAGGGCTTGGCCGGGGGCGATGGTGGACTCGCGCAGCAGGGGCTGGAGCAGCAGCGGTTTTAGCGCGGGGAAGCTCTGCTCGGAGAGGGGGATTTCGTCCTTCTGCGCGGCGGGCAGGTTCAGGACGCTGCCGTCGGCGGTGGTCAGGGTGCCGTTGATCGTGTCGATGGTAGCGGGGTTGCGCTGCTTGTTGTCCAAGCGGATAGTGGTCGCGACGAAGAGGTCGTCCTGTGCGGTGGACGGGCCGACGACGATGGAGTCCGCTTTGTAGACGGTGTGGGTAGGCAGGAGTTTGGTGTCGATGTGCTCGACGTGGACCGAGGTGGCCCGGAGGTAGTGGGTGGCAAAGGCGGCGGCTACAGCCAGGACCGCCAGCGCGAGCAGGATGGGCAGGGCCATCGAGTGGCGTT
This is a stretch of genomic DNA from Granulicella sp. WH15. It encodes these proteins:
- the dnaJ gene encoding molecular chaperone DnaJ codes for the protein MTKMDYYELLTVSRDASDAEIKTAYRRLAMQYHPDRNPDNPDAEEKFKACSEAYSVLSDSDKRAAYDRYGHAAFQGGGPGGGNPFQGGGFSGQDMGDIFGDIFGEMFNMGGNRRASRVQRGRDLRFDMTLEFEEAVFGKEKEITIRRAEVCEDCKGAGTARGKQPQACPQCKGAGQVRFQQGFFSVARTCPQCSGTGTLITDACKTCAGQTTVMREHKIVVKVPAGVEQDTRIRYQGEGEAGRFGGPAGDLYVVLDVKPHKFFERDGDDLHCVMPISFPQAALGTEIEIEGLEGTETIKVPEGTQSGRQFKLRGKGVPHLNERGKGDLIVEIRVATPAKLTKTQRDLLKQLGETMVVENAPHSRGLFDKVKDIFS
- a CDS encoding RsmE family RNA methyltransferase; the encoded protein is MLLSETEQTTTLLSAVTGASDLSLAIGPEGGWTPEEMNLFTEHHWTHVTLGPRILRAETAAIAAIAIASSQLT